One Pseudochaenichthys georgianus chromosome 7, fPseGeo1.2, whole genome shotgun sequence DNA segment encodes these proteins:
- the LOC117450151 gene encoding C-type mannose receptor 2-like — protein METVLLIIIALSGLSAVSSHAERQYHFVSEAKSMSEAQSYCREKHTDLATVDSMEVVKLLNDMAGQHNQSAWIGLHDERDTWRWSMSDPSFHGPGETEFRPWGNNQPDNGPIDRCEMLHTDGTWYDYDCNTRYRSVCFDVKASIPPEMWYCCQAVCRGASSQLLWGPFSGPNAAFVPIYSRMTWTEAQSYCREHNTDLASVRNLTESQQIDDLLPVGGYRYWIGLYRDSWKWSDGSSSSFKYWAENKPDLRALKVCVAADFDNSGKWEDLDCGLEKPFICYKSVVPVSMQVIKVRVEKPNGVDLNDPAFLAAMLVEAKKNLRAQGLDDNVQVAWRKQPDGHVFHKEEEEKRDEL, from the exons ATGGAGACAGTTCTTCTGATCATCATCGCTCTTTCag GGCTGAGCGCTGTCTCCTCACATGCTGAACGTCAGtaccattttgtttctgaaGCAAAGAGCATGTCTGAAGCACAGAGCTACTgcagagagaaacacacagacCTGGCCACTGTAGACAGCATGGAGGTCGTGAAGCTCCTGAACGACATGGCAGGCCAACACAACCAA TCAGCCTGGATAGGGCTGCACGATGAGCGGGACACCTGGAGGTGGTCGATGTCAGACCCAAGCTTCCACGGACCGGGAGAGACGGAGTTCAGACCATGGGGGAATAATCAACCAGATAACGGGCCAATTGACCGATGCGAAATGTTGCATACTGATGGAACATGGTATGATTATGATTGTAATACCAGATACAGGTCGGTCTGCTTTGATGTCAAG GCATCAATACCACCAGAGATGTGGTATTGCTGTCAGGCTGTATGCCGTGGTGCCTCTTCTCAGCTTCTCTGGGGTCCATTTTCAGGGCCGAATGCAGCATTTGTCCCCATTTATAGCCGCATGACATGGACTGAGGCCCAGAGCTACTGCAGAGAACACAATACGGACCTGGCCAGTGTGAGAAACCTGACAGAGAGCCAGCAGATTGATGATCTGTTACCTGTAGGGGGTTATCGTTATTGGATCGGCCTTTACAGAGACTCCTGGAAGTGGTCCGATGGAAGTTCCTCCTCCTTCAAGTACTGGGCAGAAAATAAACCTGACCTCAGAGCTTTAAAGGTTTGTGTGGCTGCAGATTTCGACAACTCTGGAAAATGGGAGGACTTGGACTGTGGCCTGGAGAAACCATTCATCTGCTACAAAT CTGTTGTGCCTGTTTCAATGCAAGTGATAAAGGTGAGGGTGGAGAAACCAAACGGTGTGGATCTGAACGACCCCGCTTTTCTGGCTGCGATGTTGGTGGAG GCGAAAAAGAACCTAAGGGCCCAGGGATTGGACGACAACGTCCAAGTGGCCTGGAGGAAGCAGCCGGATGGACACGTCTTCcacaaggaggaggaggagaagagggatGAGCTCTAA
- the hm13 gene encoding LOW QUALITY PROTEIN: minor histocompatibility antigen H13 (The sequence of the model RefSeq protein was modified relative to this genomic sequence to represent the inferred CDS: inserted 2 bases in 2 codons; deleted 2 bases in 2 codons): MSETEQIPEAVAAVLEALNNTDSNGTEQALNATAKFVASPEGTALAYGSLVFMALLPIYFGALRSVTCSKSKELGENEYDSGFRNASDMPETITSRDAARFPXIASCTLFGLYLFFKVFSQEYINMLLSIYFFGLGVLALKHRKSPLMSRIXPASFPNKQFQLLFTQGSEEAQREIVNYEFDTKNLLCLIISSVVGVWYLPKKHWIANNLFGLAFALNGVELLHLNNVSTGCILLGGLFVYDVFWVFGTNVMVTVAKSFEAPIKLVFPQDLLERGLDASNFAMLGLGDIVIPGIFIALLLRFDVSLKKQSKTYFYSSFLAYIFGLGLTIFVMHTFKHAQPALLYLVPACIGFPCLVALVKGELTELFSYEETVPEDTEAKEDDETEKKDQ; the protein is encoded by the exons ATGTCTGAGACGGAGCAGATCCCGGAGGCCGTCGCTGCCGTCCTGGAGGCCCTGAACAACACGGACTCCAACGGAACCGAGCAGGCTCTCAACGCGACGGCTAAATTCGTGGCGAGTCCGGAGGGCACCGCGCTGGCGTACGGCAGCCTGGTGTTCATGGCTCTGCTGCCCATCTACTTCGGAGCCCTGCGGTCTGTCACTTGCTCCAAATCAAAG gaGCTCGGAGAAAATGAGTACGATTCTGGGTTCAGA aATGCATCAGACATGCCTGAAACGATCACCAGTCGAGACGCCGCAAGGTTTC TCATCGCCAGCTGCACTCTGTTCGGGCTCTACCTGTTCTTTAAGGT TTTTTCTCAAGAGTACATCAACATGCTGCTGTCCATCTACTTC TTTGGCCTGGGCGTGCTGGCTCTT AAGCACAGAAAGTC CCCTCTGATGTCCAGGA TTCCAGCTTCTTTCCCGAACAAACAGTTCCAGCTGCTCTTCACTCAGGGCTCCGAAGAGGCCCAAAG AGAAATAGTCAACTATGAGTTTGACACCAAGAACCTGCTGTGCCTGATCATCAGCAGCGTGGTGGGAGTCTGGTACCTGCCAAAAA AGCACTGGATAGCCAACAACCTGTTTGGCCTGGCGTTCGCTCTGAACGGAGTGGAGCTGCTCCACCTGAACAACGTCAGCACCGGCTGCATCCTGCTG GGGGGGCTCTTCGTGTACGACGTCTTCTGG GTGTTTGGGACCAACGTCATGGTAACAGTTGCCAAGTCCTTCGAAGCACCAATCAAAT TGGTGTTTCCTCAGGATCTACTGGAGAGAGGACTTGACGCCAGTAACTTTGCCATGCTGGGTCTCGGGGACATCGTCATCCCAGGAATCTTCATCGCTCTGCTGCTGCGCTTCGACGTCAG CCTAAAGAAGCAAAGCAAGACGTATTTCTACTCCAGTTTCCTGGCCTACATCTTCGGACTGGGCCTCACCATCTTCGTCATGCACACCTTCAAACACGCACAG ccCGCTCTGCTGTACCTGGTCCCGGCCTGCATCGGCTTCCCCTGCCTCGTAGCACTGGTCAAAGGAGAGCTCACAGAGTTGTTCAG